AAATCCAGATATAGTTTCAGGAATCATAAAACGATTCTTAGGAGTATTGGAACAATATGTAGTCCCCGTGTCCGTTCGGTGTCCATGATCCATATACAACTTTATACTGGCTTCAACAGGGAATACGCAGGCTATAATTGCCTATAACCATTGGACGTTGTACTAGATAACAAGACTCTTCAAGATACTTTTATATTTCAATTTAGATGAATGCGCACATTTGAGATGCTTTCAGATGAGTTGGCACTGGGGTGACACCTAATTGCTTTATATAGCAGACCTCACACTGAAAACTTAACACAGTTTAaattacatgctgtgtgcttttAACTCACGATGGCTCCTGGGTCTCTGAGGTCCTGAGCAGTGAGTCCCAAAACGTCAACATCAGAGTCTGCTTCTGAGCTCAGAGAGTCTTCGtctctcttcttcctcttctccaCACATGGACATAATACCTGTACAGAGTGAGACGCGACACTCGCCCTTATAATACCCTTCACAGTCCCTCAAATACATTTAATCCAGATACTTAACACcaagtcagttaaaaaaaaaaaaactccacagatGATGAGTCTCTGCTTCTCAAGCAGTCATGTGCATTTCCAACCTCACCATTTCACGCATTTTCATCTCTGCGCTGTATTGGTTATCAGAGCTAGCCAGCacatacctccagcaggctgtgCTGGCTGTTCTTCTTCAGAAAGGTCTTGCTGGCCTTTTCCCTCCAGGAGTAGGCACTGGCCACCTGTAGCTCGAGTTGCCGCAGCTCCTCCATCCGCACAGGAAGGTCACGGCCAACTGCAACCAGACCCTCCAGGTCATCCAGACATGGGTAGTGCTCTCCATTCTGCTGTGAGATTATAGggcaaaaaaggagaaaaaaaaggaaaggagagaaATGCACTGGGTAAGACTTTTAACTGGATAAAAGGTGGCTAAGTAGATTTCACTGGTAAAAGTGGAATGGAGAAAGTCAGATAAAGTTCATAtcagtcattcattcatatCTTGCACCAACGATATCTGCGCCCCCAAGACTAACATTAATTCCTTAAATGTTTAGTATAGGTCTACATATATACTGCAAGAGCTAGCAAAGTAAAATTTCCAATTTGACACATTGATACCTTACTAAGATGAATTGAAACATGAGCTAATCTGTAACCGAGATTTCATGACATCCTTAAATAAAACCAATCTTGCCTGGATCTCCTCTAGGTCAGTGACCCAGGCACGGGCTCGACTCAGGCAGGCCTGAAGGGCCAAGATGTTGGGTAACTGCACAGGGATCAGCTGAGCCTCGTTCACTATGGCTTCCAGTGTTGAGAGAGGATGCTTCTGCCTGTTTAGATAAATACAGAGGAGTTAATACTCAAGTGAGAGATGCATGTGATTAAGACTTGAAACTTGATTGGGTTTGGGTTAtgcaagcgtgtgtgtgtgtaaatcccgGTTTACCGGTCTTCGAGGCAGATTTGAGCCTTTTCCTCCCAGCGCTCTGCGATGGTCAAAAGCTCCTGTAGTTCTGCCATGGCGGTCTCGACGCTGACGCTCTGCAGCACGTTGCAGCCAGCCTCCATCAAATTCCTCAGAACAGCCAGAGTCACTTCTCCACCCCCAGGTCCGATCGTCCTGCGCACCTGCTCCAGCCAACGTCTCTGTTCCTGCAGGCCAGACAGGAGCCCACAGGCTGGGACTACAACCGGCAGTGCAGAACCCTCTTCTAAAAGAGCCTGCACGTCCTCTTCGGAGGGCTGCGAGGACTGTTTCCACTCACCACCACTGCTGCTTACAACAGCCTGGGCACGTGACTCAAACTCTCCCACCTTCTGTAGCACAACCTGAAAAGGTcgggagagagggagggtgaATGTGTGCGATATCTTAGGTTGACTTCTAACTGATGAGAAGATCATTCAGGAGTTTGATTTTTCTCAACCTTGGTTACAGTGGccaaacaacattttaaaacagaggCGTTAAAGCACAGGTTTAGGGGGCGGGGGAGGACTCCTCGAACACACCTGCACCTCCGCCAGCTGCTCCATTACACAAGGAAGGTTTAGCATGGTGTCGACCAGAGCCCGGAGCTCCTGGAGGCTCATCTTACTGCTCTGCTTGCTGTTAAGAAGCTCTGTACTTCTGCTCTGGCACCTCTGGACATCATCCATCACAACTATAAGCCGCTGAAGCAGCTCATTGTCTGGAAATTTACGTTCTGCTGCCTCTTCCTTCAGTGCCACCAGATTTTTAATGTCTTAAAAGATGGAAAAAGACAGATCTACCCATCAACTCGCATTCTAAGAATTTGATATAAactagttaaaaataataaaataacaaggaAATTCCCAGAGTGGCTTAATGATTATCGTTTGAGTACTGAGTAaactaaatagatttttaataggaatacattagtaataaaataatacaagctTCCCAGCTGACCTATTTTGTTGCCCTCCTCCTGCTCGAGAGCTTCTTTTACTCTGTTAGCCCATGAGTCGAAGGACTCAGCTCGAACCTTTAACCGGTACAACATGGCCAATAGCTCGTCCAGAGTATAGCGATacctgaaataaaaacaagataaCGAAATTCAATTTATGTCGGCCACATGACTGCAACCATGTCAGGACAATGCATCTGGTGTGTCTGTACCTGAGGTAGAGTTTGTCTGTGGGACAGGAGCAGAGGTCTTGTGTGTGGTAGAGGCAGACGAGGCGCTCAGTACAGTTTGTGCACGCCAGAGCTGACAGGAAGCAGGTTGTTTTACACTTATCACACTGCCTCTCGTCATCGGGCAACAACTCGAAAGCCTCTCGCTCCGCCTCCGTTATACCCTGGGAAtacattttttgcattaataGCTTGTTGGCAGCACATTGATTATGTAATGTTAATCTACAGCTGTACTCTGTTTTAAACTTTTAGAtttttactgtacatctgtgCAACTCTCGCAGCACTATTCACCTTCTCCAGCAGGGCCTTGCGGAGTTGCCTCTCCTCTTGGACAATAATGAACATTTCCCTGTGGGTGGCTGCAGCCAGGTTCAGGTCCAGCTTATCCGGGCAGGCGGCCATTTTGCAGGTGAGCTCCTCATGAGAAAACACGCAGTAGCGTCTGAGGTGTCTGTAATGCTCAATACACGACCGACCCAAGGGTAGCTAAattgagaaaaaacaaaaccacatcAACTTGATATGCATGAGCATTGTACAAAGGAGACCTTACCTGCATCAGACACTAGTTTTATGAGGATTACAAAAAAGGGCTCAGAGtctggataaaataaaataaaatccaccTCGTTAAGGTATCTGTAGACTTTTTGTTAGCTTACCCAATCCGCAGTGCAGAAGTTGACGGCTTCGGCAAAATTATATCCCTGATTGAAGCCACTGTGATAGGCTCGAGGGAAAGTGATGACAAATTCTCCAGCACACTGATTCGTACGGACCACCTGCCAGTTACAGAGAGCCTAATTACAAACCTAAAACTTACCAATCTCTACCTTCACGTTATATGAAATGCATAATAATCTTGCATCAACCTTTACAGAAGAAACAGACAGTGAGAGCAACACGTTTGCCAAATATTAAATTGCTCACACCGAACACATGCTGTGACAAAAATCTGTGCAAACATTCATACTgagcctggtgtgtgtgtgtgtgtgcgcgcgtgttaCTGACCGGCACACCATGGGCCATGAGTATGTTAGGGTTCATGATCGTGACGAGTTGATGGAGTAGATCTGGCTGGAACTCGAAGAGTTCAGGAGTGAGTTTCTTCATCACTTCCTCCAGGTGTTCTGCTGCTGATGAGGGAACACCATACCACGTCTTGGGCTCCCCCCTGaattagaaattattttaaatgtagtaaTTTTCCTCAGGATctttgtatttataattttttttttaaatgattttaatatgcatgtattaaacatgttaaaatgtgGGCCACCCCAAAGGAGGTGTAATGACCTGAGAACGCAGGGGCAGAAGTTTATCAAGTGGAATGGAACAACAGCGcatatcatttttataaattatgaaGAGAATAAGATAATAAAGCATCTACATGTTTAATGTGGTTAATGTGACTTTACCAGTGTAAGTAGTTGATGGAATAGCTCCAGTGGTCCTCGATGTGCCAGCAGAAGGCAGAAAACACCATGCCCACATACAACCACGGCACCTTCATGCCCGAGATGTCGGCATTGATGTGGCACAATACTGATTGCTCCAACACTGGCATCACGTTCAGGTTCCAGCCACAACGTGCGTACGCCTGAAACGGTGTCAATTGTTTACTTTAATATAGTTCACCAGATGCGTACAAATAATGAGAGACTCAAGTATAACTTACATTTAAATGTGAAACAAACAGGAACTGAAATGAACTGAATGTGAAAAGAGCaacagcgagagagaaagagagagagagagaaagagggagagagagagggagagagagagagagagagagagggagggagggagaaagagaaagcaggAACAAGAGAAACTAAGAGAAAGGATAACAGTCATAAAGAACGAACAGTGAAGCAAGATAAAAGTTTCTGTGAGGGAAAAACGATGCAAACCTCCTCTTCTTCAGTTAAATGTCGCTTGCCATTGTTGACCGGAAAACCGCTCCCAAACTCTTTGGAGTGAATGTCGGCACCATATTCAACAGTCACGTCCTCTTCAATACTGCTGACCAATCGCCAAAACTCTTTTTCAACCAGCTCTGTTGGGACCATCTAATAACATTCATACATCCAGGATTTATTATGGAGCTTAGCAGTAACTCCTGAAAGTCTTTGAGGTTTTTTGTCAGATgtcagttatttattattattattattattattttaaatatacacctATTCCTGATTTGTGAGGACTGAGACTTTGAGAATATGCTGGATTAaccaaataatttaatagtagTAATAGTTCTTTATTACATTCACGTAAAAGCACTCACATGGACAGGCATGTTGAAGTAATCGGCCTTGAACGTGTCTGCCATCTCACCGAAACTCTGTAACGTATATTCTCGTGTAGCCTGCTCGAAACCGAATGCTTCTGTGGGTTTCTTACATTcctacaaaaacacacagcaaaTATCTGTTGTCGCATTTCAACTGATAAAATCCTCTTTAAACGCATCCGTTAATTAAAAACCCTTATGTATATTTTAGCCCTTTTCATATGTCATTTTAACTCAAAGCTATAAACAGGAAAATGCTCTTGGGTCATGCTGAATGTAATCTGGCCATTTCCCACGTGTCACCTCACCTCTGCTACACATTTGGGACAGTGCCAGTTGCCCTTGGGAGGGTCTGTGAGGGGAGGCAGAAGGCAGAAAGTGTGGTAATTATCATCGCAACCATCACACAGCAGCAGCTTCTCGTCCTCGTCCCCACGGCCACACATTCGACACACAAATGAGTCCACCTGGGAAAACGAATCGTTCTGGTTTAGTACATTAAAACACCAAGTTGTGCAACTCTCTTCCGCCAGCATGAATTAACTAGAAAAATGGCTCATCACTATTCAAGCAACTGAATCTTATTCTGATATATTGGTCAAAATGCACTACCTGCttacaatacaaaaacaaaacaggaaccATGACTGTTGTTGTACTTCTAGTTGAAGTGGCCATGAAATCGCTTGATTCcagacattttcttttaaaacagtaAGTCAGTATTTCAACATGGTATGGTTGACTGACTACTAAAACAGCCAGTAACTGCCACCAAATCTAAACAAACCTGGCTAAATCCATGTGAGATCGCCAGCTTGCCTACTGCAAATCTACATTTTTAGTATCCTAGAGCAAAGGTTTTATTTTctcataataaatttttttttttttaaatatattcaagACACTTACTaagatattatattttttacagtgtaaagtACTGATGCAGCGACTAGATCCAACAATTATGCAATTATCAGTAATGAAACATTACTGATCCAATACTACGCTAATCTACTTTTGGTCCCAAAATTGATTTGCCCCCTCGTGTTAGAGAGGGgtgttgttttttaaccttTCTGGTTTCCGACAGATAGACAGAAAGTGAACTGTGGCAACAATAATCAGGTCACCttagtttttctgtttaatGTCAGCAAGAAACGTGAGATTGATTTGATGTCCTAGTTTGCAGTGCTGCTCAAGCTTAAGAGCGCACCTCTTGGTTTATCttcatcttattatttttttgttcgtCTGactatttatgtttaatgtataGAAATGGGAAGCCGCGTTATTAACTTTAGGTTGGAATTTTTAACAACATCGTACATAATAATGTATTCACATGCGCTCACATGCGAGATGAAACTGAACTAGTGTCCCTGCATGACAGAAACAGGGCTACCAAaggtgactttttaaaaaatatttattcttgCCTTTTAAGCATTGACAGATGTGACATctttctttaaatgtaaaatatttttgcattgttcATGCTGTGACCTGAGCAGTATTTCTGCAGCACTGTTTGAGTGGTTGCCATGGTACTGAAGAACCACAAAGAAGCCATGAAATCAAAGGGGGGAAATTTCCTGCCTAATTAAATACCGTTACTGTTCATTACAATGAACCAGGTATGTAATAGTCTATGGCTTTTCCAggaaataaaactaatttttcCATGTAACATAACAGCCACAGGTATTGTGACATGTATACTTAGATAACGGAATGGAAGTACTTGTGTCCAGTCTAATAAAAAGCAGTGTGCTACAAATAGCACATTTATAGTGTGATGcgaggggaaaaagaaaaaaaaaactgctactGACCAGAGCATTTGACTGGATGCAAATCATATGAGTGAAGGACATGAAGTACAAATATCTGaccaagtttccaaaaaaaaaaaaaaaaaaaaaaaaaaaggatgtactgtgtaatatacatttatttatatactagCTTTTGTGTATTCAACAATGCCAAGAGCATCATACAAAAAGCTCTGAAATATCTGATTTTAATTCATGGCTGCTTTAGGGTAGGAGCTTCCAAAAATAAACTACAAATACAAACTTAAGctagaaataaacttaaaacaatttaaatttaataatggacttccataaaaaaactttttttaattgcagTGTGCTCAGACAGAGCTAAATGCTCTCAGACAGTCTCTTGACTCATTACAGTGAGCAGCAACAGTTTGTATGATAATGATAACACCACCCCCAGAAACATGTACTTACAAACTGTGCGTTGCCTAGGTTGCGTCTCAGCCTCATGGTCATCTTGGTGCAGGGTTCATCTTTAATAGGATCTTTTGTATCAACTGCACGGCCCTCGTCCTCTTCCTTTTTCTTCACTTCATCTTTAACAATGAGGTTAGGGGGCGGTGGGGGGATGTCGAGTTCTGACTTTGTGATTAACGTCTCTCCGGTTTCTTCTTTAATGCTTATGTTGTCCTTAACTATTAGGGTCTGGGGAAGTTCATCTGAAAGAAAGACAGCTGGACTGAGTTATGTTACGATGTTGAGTACAAATGTCTCAAAAGTTCACACTCAGCCCAGTTGTTTAGTAGCTcttcttaaatttaatttagaaaCTACATTAActgattaaatgtttgttttgcattttatttctcaGTAGCTTACATATCTATTAACTTGTACAACTTGTACTAGTGGAGGAACGTGCAGTTTAagagtatttaaataattatatttatttctgtttttagtaTTTGGGCTTCATTAATTTATGTTGCAGAAATAAATACTTTGAGATTGTGCTGAtagaactgtttaaataaaacttactgttaaaaaaaagggaaaaaaaagggcattttgcgattaattattatttaattaaatattggcTAACCTGTTTAacttttggaaaagaaaaatgtggtaAATGTTTTAACCCCAGCTCTCacttaaaaattgtaaaattaaatcACACATGCAGACTCCTGACTGAAAGACTGTGCCCATATTTACCTTTCTTCCTTGCCTTGTCTCGTGCCACCAGGCCGAGACCCATCATTTTGGGTCCGGCTCCATAGATCTGGAGCTTCTTCAGCTCTGGGTTTTTCTCTATGTCCTCCTCGGTGGGCTCGGGCTGAAGGCAAAATATTAAAacgttaaaaaaatgtaaacaacgACTGAGACAAATTCTGACACACCGAGTTGAACACTGGTTCTGGGTCAGCTTGGTTGTCTGCTACTATCTACTGCTAACCTGGagataaatgttaaaaagcCCTGGCTCTTCCATccaacacacaccaaaacaGCTCATGCCACTGATGTATCTCTTAATATATCTACATATATCACCTGTTATATAATCTCTGAACAAGCTATACACTGACTGCAATGCATGGGAGGCTTGCAGTCATACAATCATCAGAGAGGGTGAACGCAGGAAAAAATAAGCAGCAGCCAAGCTAAAGGAGTAAAAGCGTTAGAGACTAGCAGAAATCCCATACGTGAATGAAGGCAGTGAGCAATATAAAAACAAGGGAATCAAAAAGGACACCACTACccaagaagaaaaaacacaaacaagccAGCAAATGTTATAGACACAGCAAAACAAGCACAATATGTTTGtagtgctgattttttttttagtaagatTGCCTTCCAGTAAGATTAGCAGCAAACACATAGGCTTAGATGAGGCGGGAAAGTTTGTGCAAAACTGACCAAGAGCTGCACGTCAGCAGGAGCGAGACACAAGAAAGTGTGTGGAGGAAAGAAAGGTGTTAATGAGTGTTAAGTGGAAACGAAGAGAAAAGAGCAGAAAGAGGAGGAGAGCGAGGGCCAGCGAGAGGCAGTACCGAGGAGCTGTGTTGAGAGCCAGTGGTAAGAGGGTGGTGAGTCGGATCCTCTGGACCCTGCATGGGGAGACAACAACCGTAACAAAACAAGACTCCAGAGACAAAAAGGAGGCGACaaggaaaacaaaacattacGGAACTGGACAGAATGGAGACGGAAGAGGAAGAAAACAaggacagggtgtgtgtgtgtgcgagggcTTTTTACGGTCACTACGTACACCTAGCATTTTCATTTTAAGGAATACCTACAAATACTTGATACTTTGTTAAATATTTCCACAgacaacaaaattaaaagttacatttttataggaaatttatttatatttgtgttcATCTGTACTAATACGTGTCTCTTACTGACTGAATAACTCAAACTTttactgaaatttttttttaaactaatgcaAGTTATTTGTGACATATTGCAATAATAgctttgtttattatataaatggATACATTTTAACGAACTTATAAGGcggcagggaaaaaaaagccagcGCAATCGCAACACAAGTGCAAGCCatgaaatacagtatttttttaaaatgggtGAAGATGAAAATAGCTTCAAGACCTAcgattatctttttttttgtttaaatcaaagtccttttcctttttttttagaaatataaacaagttacatatacatacatattacATCTGATTAACATATTAGACTGCTTTGGGATAAGGCTTGGCAAAATGGAAGTGCTTCAGATATGAAATGAGGCAGACAGGGAAATCACAAAAGTTGTGTGTAGAAgcagttaacaaaaaaaaaaaaagcctgagaAAGAGGAATAATGCGATCAGGAAAGCAAGAAAAGCAGCAAGATATTTTTTGCATGCTGGGGGACTTATGCTAAAGGCTGATTAGCCGGAAatgcaagaaaagaaaaaaaaaaaaaacacaggaaagCTGTAGTTTTTAGACGCACTGCATCTGGACCATTCTAGTCTTCCCTTCAGTGGATCTGTTTAAAGGCTTTTTAAGTCgtatttaagattttaaaaagtttgcttTGTGTAATAGTTACAAGCAAACCCTGTCGGTGTAATTTAAAACACATGCATGTTTGCTGAGGAGTCTACTGTACACATATTTAGGGTTGAAAATGTGAACTTTGTGCAGGGATAAAATTATTGTGCAGAGTATACCTTATCTAAACACTGTAATTATCATAAAAATGCAGTTACACAGGTTTTCATCAGAAAACTGGGTCAACACACCATGATGCGCACCAGGATGCGATTTTTCCTTGACCTAATCATGTTCCCCAGGACATGACATGATATTTTAATGTTCATTTTAAGTGTCCTGTTTTGTTCTACTTCCAGAACTGATTTTGCGGACATACTTTATATGAGCCTCGCTATCACGGATTTTCTTGACAGCAGTGGAACTTCCTGACATTTCTGCTTTGAAAAAGGATCTCAGAAAACTGTAATCCAGTAGGCGGGGCAGTGCTGGCTTTGTGTGTGTCACTGATCTTAAAAACCTGAGTTTCTAATGCTTATCTAAACGACCCAACAGACACAACGCTCACCTCAGACTGCAGGCGGTTGGCACGTCGTCCATAACTGCTGGTCTTTGAAGGCTGGACTGACTGGCGGAGGGGGATGGAGTGGGGTTTGTACTCCTTATCCACGTCCTCACTTACATATGGCCTGGGCTTACATTgctgcgcacacacatacatacatattccTTTTATGCAGTGCTGGTTTAATTTTGAAGACACAGTAGTAGTATTACCTTAACACAACATTTCCATAATAAACATGAGAGAACAGTTCATGCATAGGTAAACTGGCAgaaagatagataaatagataaattaataaaacagaaaagtagAAAGTAAAAAGTCAAGGAAAATTATGAATAGACAAGATGTGACTGCGACTTCATTTACGTGAAATTTaactgcacactcataagccagtttaaaaaaaaatgtaaaaagtcatctgttgaattttggaacgAACTAAAATTTTTACGTGTTACCTTGAAGTGTGCGGAATAAATGTGTGAGATTATTAAGTATATTTCATTAACACACTTGAAAgcgcatgtttaaaaaaataaataaaaagtacagcGCTAGTTAGTAAATTTTTAGATgaacaaatagttttttagaCCGCCTGTGAGAACCCCATTAAaaacccttttt
This region of Clarias gariepinus isolate MV-2021 ecotype Netherlands chromosome 9, CGAR_prim_01v2, whole genome shotgun sequence genomic DNA includes:
- the kdm5c gene encoding lysine-specific demethylase 5C isoform X4, with the protein product MAMEAGDEFIPPPECPVFEPSWEEFADPLGYIAKIRPIAEKSGICKIRPPPDWQPPFAVEVDNFHFTPRIQRLNELEAETRVKLNYLDRIAKFWEIQGSSLKIPNIERHILDLFGLSKIVTEEGGFETVSKERRWARVAQKLGYPPGKNIGSLLRSHYERIIYPFEMFQSGASLLQCKPRPYVSEDVDKEYKPHSIPLRQSVQPSKTSSYGRRANRLQSEGPEDPTHHPLTTGSQHSSSPEPTEEDIEKNPELKKLQIYGAGPKMMGLGLVARDKARKKDELPQTLIVKDNISIKEETGETLITKSELDIPPPPPNLIVKDEVKKKEEDEGRAVDTKDPIKDEPCTKMTMRLRRNLGNAQFVDSFVCRMCGRGDEDEKLLLCDGCDDNYHTFCLLPPLTDPPKGNWHCPKCVAEECKKPTEAFGFEQATREYTLQSFGEMADTFKADYFNMPVHMVPTELVEKEFWRLVSSIEEDVTVEYGADIHSKEFGSGFPVNNGKRHLTEEEEAYARCGWNLNVMPVLEQSVLCHINADISGMKVPWLYVGMVFSAFCWHIEDHWSYSINYLHWGEPKTWYGVPSSAAEHLEEVMKKLTPELFEFQPDLLHQLVTIMNPNILMAHGVPVVRTNQCAGEFVITFPRAYHSGFNQGYNFAEAVNFCTADWLPLGRSCIEHYRHLRRYCVFSHEELTCKMAACPDKLDLNLAAATHREMFIIVQEERQLRKALLEKGITEAEREAFELLPDDERQCDKCKTTCFLSALACTNCTERLVCLYHTQDLCSCPTDKLYLRYRYTLDELLAMLYRLKVRAESFDSWANRVKEALEQEEGNKIDIKNLVALKEEAAERKFPDNELLQRLIVVMDDVQRCQSRSTELLNSKQSSKMSLQELRALVDTMLNLPCVMEQLAEVQVVLQKVGEFESRAQAVVSSSGGEWKQSSQPSEEDVQALLEEGSALPVVVPACGLLSGLQEQRRWLEQVRRTIGPGGGEVTLAVLRNLMEAGCNVLQSVSVETAMAELQELLTIAERWEEKAQICLEDRQKHPLSTLEAIVNEAQLIPVQLPNILALQACLSRARAWVTDLEEIQNGEHYPCLDDLEGLVAVGRDLPVRMEELRQLELQVASAYSWREKASKTFLKKNSQHSLLEVLCPCVEKRKKRDEDSLSSEADSDVDVLGLTAQDLRDPGAIVMAFKEGEQHEKEALLRVQKLNLAKPGLGNAPKDAQTTDVKREQRWSKSEDTDKPLSSENVTQQNGGSHTVNQSVCVCGGQAHALLYRCHLCRDWFHGGCVPFPSVLGPVDVPLVNPLCWWDWDTRFLCPRCQRTRRPRLEIILALLVALQKLPVRLPEGEALQCLTERAINWQGRAKQALDSPELQGALQRLQELKEKKSSEKEEKKKQDKKGKTEDVIVLSDSEEPEDGVIDLTEESDAANSKREKVANGIQSGGESGIKKPDIDNVTGVESLVPLIPYLKGSVIELAASTRAQLEELQLEGDLLEVTLDQTHTIYRLLQAASPPPRQALYTLIQIELQDQKRSGRGSRTKDSKRKRKSQRPEGGSKSTEASESKKTRPVNHTPVQLQREVL